AGTGCCGGTCAGGTCCAACAGAAAGGCTGATGCTGCCGTTATTGTCTAGAGCGATTAGTTCGCCTATCTGGCGAGGCGATGGAAGGGGTAGGTCCCAGCAGGCCTGCCAGGCCAGGGCCATGTTGCGCACGAGGTCGAGTTTGTTCGCATGAGACATGTCGGGATAAACTCGCTCTGCTATAATCCCAGGTACGAACTCCGTTATCTGCCTTCCGAATCCTGTGGCCCGTTGATGTTCTGCCTCACCCGGTATAGAGTAAACAGCTGGCATTGGGATTATACCTGGGCTACTGTTCACGCGAACGAACTTCATGAAGGCGTCCATGGATGCGACATTGCCGTGAAAGCGCAGCTGGACAACAAAGGCAGTACCGGGCTTGTGCATCGGAGTTACTTTATATGAGATGCTGAAACCCCCGTCCGTGAATCTATTAGAGGATGCAACCGTCTCACCTGTTGCAGCCAAAACAGCTTTTTGCATGTTCTCGTCCGTGATCTCGATCTTCTTTGGGGCAGATAGCTTCCCACTTCGTCTATCAACCTCGATCTGATACCTATCGAGAAAGTTTGGCGGATTATGAACAGGCTCGAGCGTCACCGAAAAGGTAAATGTGCTGTCCGTCGTTTGCATCACAGCGTAATCCACGGCCATTCCCTTAGTAGGGCCAAGTATGCCCGAATAGACGTATTTAAGTAGCGCTTCCGCGGCCTTATACTGGTCTAATGCGTCACTGTGAGTCATTTTGCCGAGAAGATACAGGTAGCtgaaagagagagaaaaagctCTATATGTTAAAGCTGCGGGGTAGAAACGTTTGCAACTTCTAGCGCACTTCACAGCTTAGAGCGAAATGGCACAAGTTGCGAAAAACAGTCTGGTATCAAGTAAACGGCGGGTTTTTGCTACTTTTCACCGCCTGTGcacttttgctttttctctTGATTATTGAAGTGGGGCGTGCAGGCATGGCGCTTCATCATGACATCAATAGTCTCCAATGTGATGTTATCCCTAAATTAGCATCTAGTACGCACATCCGGCTATTCAAAGGCCTCCGGAGGCAGCTGCACAGCGCAGCAGGAGAACGCGCTCTGCGGATTTTAATTCGCCTTATCCTTGTAACGTCTGCTGGAAGTTCTGTCAAAGCAATAACTCCCGCGACGGCAAGACAACCATGGCCGGACAAGGCTCTGGAGACTCCGAGAGCGCGTCTGCTTGCCCAGCCGAAAAGGAGGTAGCCGGCAATAACTGGGCACCACCCTCCGACAGCAAGATGAATACGTCTGAGGAGATGAAAAATGCGTGCGCATCTTCCAGGATAGCGACGAGAAGCATCGGAATTGTGTAGGAGGTTCTACCGCCAAACCTTTGTGCGACACAATCCTGGTGAATGGCTCGGTTAAAACAGGAGATTGTATGGCAAATGCCTCGAGACCATCTGGGGTGAAGGATAATATTCACGAGAAATGCCGAGACGCGGCCGCAAAAGAGGCCGCAGAATACGCGCACAAGTTCTCCAGAGTGATCAGGGGGACGAGACTACAAATACATTAAATCAAGGTCTGTGGCAGTTGCATGACAAACCGTACCCTGAATGCATTCAAAGTGTCGACCCGGACCCAAGGCGATAAAAGGCACAAGAATGGCCTATTAAAGCCCTCGAGGGATCCTACAGACACGTCAACTTACATGTCGCAGCACCTCGTGACTCTTGAGCCGAGGTAAGTTGTATTGAGATGGCGGAGCTGCTTGTCGCCTCTTGtatcttttctttcttgtcaCTCTTTTAGATCATACTAGTATTACGTTGCTTAGTCGGCCATCAATACACTCGTTTGGACTGATCTCGGTAGCGGGGAGTATTgtctttgtttttgtttgcAATGACTTCTTTCCATCTAGCCAAGATGCTGGAGCATAATTAGCGCTTGTGCATACAGCCCCTGATAGACGGACTCTCCGACAACAGATACAACCCGCCAGCTAAGACCTGTCTGGGATGAGAGTGCACCGGTTTCTGACATGGAGAGATATTATTGTCATGATATGGCGTACATGCAGTACAAGAGGGCAGTGCAGCCTGTAGACTAGAGACAGCCGAGAAATCTACATATTGTCTGTAGCGTCACACCTTGCCCTCACTGCATATAGCCTGTCACCCGCACGTTAACACGTATCAGTATTTAGAGGAAGAGGCCGGTCAGGCATTTCTCGTCGCTTAGCCGCGAACGTAAGGCTATAATAGGGCTTAGTATAGCAATTATTAGAATGttgcttttttttagaatacGGCCTTGTATTTAAATAtcctttattataaatatattttaaactACTATTAGGGAGTGCTCTAATTAGTCAGAGCGGCAGTCCATTCCGGGATTTTAGCAATAGCGACCGATTCCGGGGTTAAAGCTGCAAGCGGGTATAGAAGCCGAGCCGTCGTGGCCGGAAGCGGAAGCGGAAGCACAGCCAATAAAGCAGCGTCACATTATTTTAGAGGCCATTAGAAGTGCATAGATGTATTTGTCTGAATATAACAGCATTACCATACTAACCGTAGGTCCATCATCATACAGTCGCTGTTTTCCCACCTCAAATAAAAAAGCAAGCAAGATGCACCAAGACGTAAGCTTTAAGACGAGCGACAACGTTACTTTGCGTGGATGGTTTTACAGGCCCGACAATGCAGACGGCCAATTGGCATGCCTAGTCATGGCACACGGCTTCTCTGCCCTGAAAGAGATGAATCTCGACACGTTTGCTGAGCACTTCATATCCGCCTTGCCCATATGCTGTCTCGTATATGACAACCGTGGCTTTGGCAACAGCGATACTGGGCCCAGCCAGCCCCGACAGGAGATCATTCCTTTGCAACAACACAGCGATTACTCGGATGCTATAACCTACGCGCAATCGCACCATGACGTGGACAATGGCAAGATTGGCATATGGGGCAGTTCGTACAGCGGCGGCCACGTTCTCTGGGTGGCAGCCGTCGACCGTCGGGTCAAGGTCGTTCTGAGTCAAGTTCCATGTGTGAACGGCTGGGATAGTTTCCACCGACTGATTCGACCAGACCTTGTTCCTGGATTGAACCAATTGTTCCAAGATGGTGCGACGAGCAGCCGCCGCCCCCTTTTTTCTGCTGTAAGCTGACTGATGTATACAGACCGGCACAGCAGGGCACAAGGGAAGGCTGCGGGCGTTCTGCCTGTCGTGGAACAAGCTATGCACAAGCCATCTGCCCTACATACTCCGGACAGCTATGCCTACTTTACTGACTGGGAGAAGAGGTGCGGCTGGAAAAATGAGGTGACTATCAAGTCGTACGTGGATACGCTACCTCAAAATCTCAAAGTGCTACACTAACAATTACAGCATCGAGGCGTTCCGCGAGTATAACTCGTCCACCCATATCCACCACATCTCGCCCACGCCtctgttgatgacggtggcgCAAAACGATGTCCTGACGCCCGCGGACCTTGCGTTGGAGGCCTACTCGCGAGCTTTGGAACCTAAACAACTACACATTATACCAGGGGGCCACTTTGACTGCTACTCTGGCTCCAGTTTTGAAAGGACCAGCCAATATCAGGTGGACTTTTTGAAAAAGCACCTGTGCTCGCAGCCGGACAAGAGGGAGGAGGCAGCACAAGACGCTTGATGCCTACCCTGAATTACAGACGCAAGGTGTAGTAGCGTTAAGAATATAagtatacttattaataGGATGTTGAATAATTATTATGAGTATGATCGGAGAGGCTGGTAAGGTCAGGGTAAGGCGGGCGATTCTC
The DNA window shown above is from Metarhizium brunneum chromosome 1, complete sequence and carries:
- the aidA gene encoding Quorum-quenching protein AidA, with product MHQDVSFKTSDNVTLRGWFYRPDNADGQLACLVMAHGFSALKEMNLDTFAEHFISALPICCLVYDNRGFGNSDTGPSQPRQEIIPLQQHSDYSDAITYAQSHHDVDNGKIGIWGSSYSGGHVLWVAAVDRRVKVVLSQVPCVNGWDSFHRLIRPDLVPGLNQLFQDDRHSRAQGKAAGVLPVVEQAMHKPSALHTPDSYAYFTDWEKRCGWKNEVTIKSIEAFREYNSSTHIHHISPTPLLMTVAQNDVLTPADLALEAYSRALEPKQLHIIPGGHFDCYSGSSFERTSQYQVDFLKKHLCSQPDKREEAAQDA